GGATCCACCGTTCCCCGGCCCGCTGCTGATCCGGGTCTGATCCCGTTCCGGATTCCGGAACGCGGAGCCGGGGCGCGTGCTATACTCCCGCCGGCTTTCGCGCCCCGTACCGTCCCGTTTCCGTCCGACAGCAGCGCCCGACATGACGATCTCGGCTCCTGATCACCGACGTGTACGTGACGTCTTCGTGCGAGCACTCGATCTGCCCGCGGATCGCCGCGTGGCCTTCGCGCGACGTGTCCTGGCCGATCGGCCCGATCTGGCCGCGGAGGCCGCCACTCTGCTGGCCGGCGCCGACGACGTCGAACCGGGATCCGTCTCGGAGCAGGATCCGTTGTCGGGGGATCGTCTCTGGGCCGAGCCATTGCTGGCCCGGGAGCGTCTGGGAGACTATCGCGTGTTCGGTCTGCTCGGGCGCGGGGCCATGGCCGTGGTCCTGCACGCCGAGCACCTGCCGACCGGCCGTGAGGTCGCGCTGAAGCTGCTGCCTCCGGGCACCGGGTCGAAGCCCATGCGCGAACGGCTCGAGCGCGAGGGCCGGATCCTGCGCTCGCTCCGCCACCCGTCGTTGGCGCGCTGCCGTGACACCGGGCTGGTCGACACGGCCGAAGGGCTGCGGCCCTACCTGGCCCTCGACTACTTCCCCGGCCGGCCGTTGCTGGAGTGGGTCCGCGACGCGCAGCCCGATCGGACGCGACGGCTCGACGTGCTGGCGCGGATCGCCGATGGCGTGGCCCACGCCCATGCCCGCGGAGTCGTCCATCGCGACCTCAAACCCGGCAACGTGCTGGTCGACGCGCACGATCGCGTGTGCGTGCTCGACTTCGGGGTGGCACGGATCCTCGAGCCCACGGCGGCCTGCGATCCGACCCTGACCCAGCACGGTCAACTGATCGGGACGCTCCGCTCCATGAGCCCCGAGCAGGCGCGGGGCGACTCCGCGGCGATCGGTCCGGCCACCGACGTCCACGCGCTGGGTCTGCTGGTCTTCGAGGTCCTCACCGGACACAGGCCGTACGCGGTGCCGGCGAACGTGGGAGAGGCGTTGTCGGCCATCGTGCACGCCGTGCCGGAGCGGCCCGGCCGCGTCGATGCTTCGCTCCCGGTCGGAATCGACCGGATCTGTGCGGGCGCGCTGGACCGCGATCCGCGGGAGCGGACGCCCGAGGCCGCCACGGTGGCGCAGGATCTGCGCACGGTGCGGGACGGAGGCCGCGTGCCGATCCGGCGCGGGCGCTGGCGACGTCTGCGGCGCCGGCTGCGGCGGCCGGTCGCCGCAGCAGCGCTGCTCCTGACCGTGGCCGTGCTCGGAGTGGCGGTCGGCGTGCAGCACGTGGCGGTCGATCCCGCGATCGAGATGCAGCGCGCACGGAGTGCGATCCAGGACGCGGACAAGCGGATCCACGCGAGCGAACGCACCGAGGCAGGACTGCGCGACGCCGTCGCATTGCTGCACGATGCGCGCGACCGCCTCGACCGGGCGCCGAACGCTCCCGCGGGGGCCGAATGGCAGCGTTTCCTGCAATGGAGGCTGGGTGAGGCGCACTACTTCCTGGGCGCGATGACCCGGGACCGCACCGAGTACGCCGATGCCCTCGCGGCCTGGGAGCTGGCCGGACGCTTCGACCCCGGGCGGCGCGGGCTCGACGAACTCGATCCCTCCGATGCGATGACGGGGCACATTCGAGACATCAACGTCGCGCGCACACGACAGGGAGCGGGGCTGGCGCTGGCTGCCCTGGCCGCGTACCGCGAACCCCGGCAGATGTGGTCGCGCTCGCTCCGGGTGCGCGACGAAGCGCTCGCGTTGCTCGCCAGCGAACAGCACGGCCGCCCCGCGAGCGCCGCCGAACTCGAGCTGGGTCATCGCGACCTGCAGCAGGGCTATGCCCGCAACGAAGTCGGCGAGAGCAAGATCATGCTCGGATCGATCGACGGGGACCTCGACACGGTGGAGTCCGGTCTCGGGGACCTGCACTTCGTGCAGCGGCACGCCCTTCTCCACCGGGATCCCTACGCCAGGGCCTCCCTGGAGTTCAACCTGGGGCGTGGTCACGCGATCCGGGCCGAGCTGACCGGCGACCGCGACGACCTCGAGGCCGCCGAGGTCTGGCTGACACGATCGCTCGAGCAGCGGTCGCCCACGCGGAGCCTCGCGGCCCACGTCGCGAGCCAGACGTGGTTGATGCGTGTCGATCGGCAACGGGCCCAGCGCGCCGAAGACCTCGAACAGGCCCGCCGGTGGCACGAGCGGGTCCTTCGCCGCGGGAAGCGTCTGATCGACACCCTGGGCGATCGTCTGCATCCGCACGACCGGGGCCGGGTGGCCCTGGTGTTGGCCGGCCTCGAGATCGACGCCGCCATGCGGGGCGAGGGGCCGTGCCTGTGGAAGGCCGAGCGCTGGTTCACCGAGGCCGGAGTTCGCCTGAGCCGCGTCGACACGCCCGTCGATCACGCCCACCTGCTCTACGAACGCGCCCGTCGCGAGCGCGCGCGCTTGGCCGTGGGCCGCGAGACCCCCGCGCGGGCAGCGCGGCAGGCCGAGCGGCTCTTCGCGGCCTTGACCGACCTCGTCCCGCCCGGCCAGTTCCCGAGCCTCCACGCCCGTGTCCACGACGAGCGGTCGTGGTGGTCGGCGCAGACCACCGTCCGATCCGACCGGTGATCAGGCCGTGGGACCGGCTTCTTCCAGCCGCGCGCGGAGCCACTGGCGCGCGAAGGCCCACTGCTTGCGGACCCACCGCGACGAGCGGCCCATCTCCTCGGCGATCTCCTCTTCGGTCATCGACGCGAAGAAGCGCATCTGCGTGATCATGGCCGCGTCGTCGTCCACGCGCGTCAGGCGTTCCAGCAGATCGTTCAGGATCAGCGCGCGGTCCAGGCCCTGGTCGTTCAGCGGAAGCGATTCGTCGAGCTCGACCCGGATCCAGCCTCCGCCGCGCTTGTCGCGTCCGCGGGCGCGTGCGTGGTCGACCAGGATGTGCCGCATGGCTGCGGCGGCCACGGCGAGGAAGTGCGCGCGACCGTGGAACGTCCCCGATCCGTCGGGACCCAACCGGAGATAGGCCTCGTGGACCAGGGCCGTCGGGCTCAGGGTGTGGTCGACGCGTTCCTTCGAGAGCGCGCGTCGGGCCTGGCCGAGCAGCTGTTCGTAGAGTTCCGGGAACCCCTCGTCCCCGGTCGGTGAGAACCGCACCTTCGGCGTTCCCCGGCGCGAGGATGGGAGCCTTCGCCGCCACGGACCCTACGTCCCCCACGGGGCCGGGTCAAGTCGGCGGGCCCAGAGGGGGGGTGCCCCCAGGTGGAAAAGATGTTCCGGTCCCGGCGGCCGTTGTCGCTTGACCGGGTACAGGAGGGCGCACGCCCCGGCTCTCGGTGCACTCGCATCGAGCGAGCCCACGATGTGAACCCCCACCCCTCGTTCCGCGCCGTCGGTCGGGAGCCGGATGGCAGAGGGCGAGGGGTGGGGTCTTCCATTCCTCTTCACGATGAGCGTCCCGACGGCGTCCGGGCCGGATCCCGGCGGTCGGCGGCCGGCAAGGATTGCGTTAGAGTGTCTGCCCGGCGCTCCGCTGCCGCCCGGCGGTCGGACGGGGTGGGCCTCTAGCTCATCAGGTAGAGCAGCAGACTTTT
The sequence above is a segment of the Candidatus Krumholzibacteriia bacterium genome. Coding sequences within it:
- a CDS encoding serine/threonine-protein kinase, which codes for MRALDLPADRRVAFARRVLADRPDLAAEAATLLAGADDVEPGSVSEQDPLSGDRLWAEPLLARERLGDYRVFGLLGRGAMAVVLHAEHLPTGREVALKLLPPGTGSKPMRERLEREGRILRSLRHPSLARCRDTGLVDTAEGLRPYLALDYFPGRPLLEWVRDAQPDRTRRLDVLARIADGVAHAHARGVVHRDLKPGNVLVDAHDRVCVLDFGVARILEPTAACDPTLTQHGQLIGTLRSMSPEQARGDSAAIGPATDVHALGLLVFEVLTGHRPYAVPANVGEALSAIVHAVPERPGRVDASLPVGIDRICAGALDRDPRERTPEAATVAQDLRTVRDGGRVPIRRGRWRRLRRRLRRPVAAAALLLTVAVLGVAVGVQHVAVDPAIEMQRARSAIQDADKRIHASERTEAGLRDAVALLHDARDRLDRAPNAPAGAEWQRFLQWRLGEAHYFLGAMTRDRTEYADALAAWELAGRFDPGRRGLDELDPSDAMTGHIRDINVARTRQGAGLALAALAAYREPRQMWSRSLRVRDEALALLASEQHGRPASAAELELGHRDLQQGYARNEVGESKIMLGSIDGDLDTVESGLGDLHFVQRHALLHRDPYARASLEFNLGRGHAIRAELTGDRDDLEAAEVWLTRSLEQRSPTRSLAAHVASQTWLMRVDRQRAQRAEDLEQARRWHERVLRRGKRLIDTLGDRLHPHDRGRVALVLAGLEIDAAMRGEGPCLWKAERWFTEAGVRLSRVDTPVDHAHLLYERARRERARLAVGRETPARAARQAERLFAALTDLVPPGQFPSLHARVHDERSWWSAQTTVRSDR
- a CDS encoding ECF-type sigma factor, translated to MRFSPTGDEGFPELYEQLLGQARRALSKERVDHTLSPTALVHEAYLRLGPDGSGTFHGRAHFLAVAAAAMRHILVDHARARGRDKRGGGWIRVELDESLPLNDQGLDRALILNDLLERLTRVDDDAAMITQMRFFASMTEEEIAEEMGRSSRWVRKQWAFARQWLRARLEEAGPTA